A portion of the Rhodopseudomonas sp. BAL398 genome contains these proteins:
- a CDS encoding MaoC/PaaZ C-terminal domain-containing protein, protein MKSLYYEDFDDGRTFDSPGRTVTETDLSLFCMLSGDWHPLHSDEEYARTTQFGRRVVGGVFGIALVTGAMSRWGIFEDSVVAMLSVDQWRFLGPIFVGDTLSVRMTIIGKRLTKNGTGGVIDREFEVRNQRHEIIQRGRSDALIKLRPQDGS, encoded by the coding sequence ATGAAGTCGCTTTACTACGAGGATTTCGACGACGGGCGGACCTTCGACAGCCCCGGCCGCACGGTGACGGAAACCGACCTTTCCCTTTTCTGCATGCTGTCGGGCGATTGGCATCCTCTGCACTCCGACGAGGAATACGCCAGGACCACTCAATTCGGCCGGCGGGTCGTGGGCGGTGTCTTCGGCATAGCTCTCGTCACAGGCGCGATGAGCCGCTGGGGCATCTTCGAAGACTCCGTTGTCGCGATGCTTTCGGTCGATCAGTGGCGATTCCTCGGCCCCATATTCGTCGGCGATACGCTCAGCGTTCGCATGACCATCATCGGAAAGCGCCTCACCAAAAATGGAACCGGCGGTGTGATCGACCGAGAATTCGAGGTTCGAAACCAGCGCCACGAAATCATCCAGCGTGGACGCTCCGATGCG
- a CDS encoding AMP-binding protein, translating into MRILGTEVPWNSIHALMRARAEQHGDAPRVDVAGTLTSWGEIDRESDRMAAGLSASGVGPGDRVCSMMDGRIEQLIVWFGTVKLGAIWVPLNTGLVGDDLFYTVRDAAPKALFVEADTAARFRDCPEDVPLPTTRISTEGADRFQSWGGFLSSGASAPQVDVAPQDAGVIIYTGGTTGRPKGVVMPHFAFLAAGYRFQDAFDVGAEDHQYSVLPLFHVGGTMLGVMGPLVTDIPTTLERRFSATRFWARAKSRGATLIDPVGTMVTVLTQQPESPADRDHRVRASVGVTGQVPPGVAPTFSRRFGIKMVNLYSLTEAGGVLITYTKPDSAQPDAHGEPGRWADFRVVDSVDQEKAPGEIGEIVLRPRLPYTFMLRYHNDPVRTLECWSNLWLHTGDLGRVDEKGFLHFVGRQAHWLRCRGENVSAYEVESVACACPGVAEAAVVGVPAELGEEDVKIFIIPAESAALTPDAVIAWCTARLARFKVPRFVEFVPTLPRSAAKQEIERHKLRALPNDKAWDARAERSGAPSTGAGK; encoded by the coding sequence ATGCGCATTCTTGGCACTGAGGTACCCTGGAATTCCATCCACGCGCTGATGCGCGCGCGCGCCGAACAACATGGCGATGCACCCCGTGTGGACGTCGCCGGAACGCTGACGTCCTGGGGCGAGATCGATCGGGAGTCCGACCGGATGGCGGCTGGGCTGTCCGCCAGTGGAGTCGGTCCGGGCGACCGGGTCTGCAGCATGATGGACGGGCGGATCGAGCAGCTCATTGTGTGGTTCGGGACGGTCAAACTCGGCGCGATTTGGGTCCCTCTCAATACCGGTCTCGTGGGCGACGACCTGTTCTACACCGTGCGCGATGCCGCGCCGAAGGCGCTCTTTGTCGAGGCGGACACTGCGGCTCGCTTTCGTGACTGTCCCGAGGATGTACCACTTCCGACGACGCGCATTTCGACAGAAGGCGCGGACAGATTTCAGTCGTGGGGCGGCTTCCTTTCGAGCGGCGCGAGCGCGCCGCAGGTCGACGTCGCGCCGCAGGACGCCGGCGTGATCATCTACACCGGCGGGACGACAGGACGACCGAAGGGCGTCGTGATGCCGCATTTTGCTTTCCTGGCGGCGGGATACCGGTTCCAGGATGCGTTCGATGTCGGGGCGGAAGATCACCAATACTCCGTGCTGCCCCTGTTCCATGTCGGCGGCACAATGCTTGGCGTCATGGGTCCGCTTGTGACCGACATTCCGACCACCCTTGAGCGGCGTTTCAGCGCAACGCGCTTCTGGGCACGCGCCAAGTCGAGAGGCGCAACCCTGATCGATCCCGTCGGCACCATGGTAACCGTGCTGACACAACAACCTGAAAGCCCAGCCGATCGCGATCATCGTGTTCGCGCCTCGGTCGGCGTAACGGGCCAGGTGCCGCCGGGCGTGGCTCCGACCTTCAGCCGCCGCTTCGGCATCAAGATGGTGAACCTTTACTCTCTCACCGAGGCGGGAGGCGTTTTGATCACCTATACGAAGCCGGATAGCGCTCAACCTGATGCGCATGGCGAGCCGGGCCGCTGGGCGGATTTCCGGGTCGTCGATTCGGTCGATCAGGAAAAAGCGCCCGGTGAAATCGGGGAAATCGTGCTTCGCCCGCGCCTGCCCTACACCTTCATGCTGCGTTATCACAATGACCCGGTCCGCACGCTCGAGTGCTGGTCGAACCTTTGGCTGCACACCGGTGATCTCGGGCGTGTCGACGAGAAGGGCTTCCTGCATTTTGTCGGCAGGCAGGCGCATTGGCTCCGTTGTCGGGGCGAGAACGTCTCGGCCTATGAGGTCGAGTCGGTCGCGTGCGCATGTCCCGGCGTAGCCGAGGCCGCCGTAGTGGGCGTACCCGCCGAACTCGGCGAGGAAGACGTCAAGATCTTCATCATTCCGGCCGAGAGCGCCGCGCTGACGCCCGATGCTGTCATCGCGTGGTGCACGGCGCGACTTGCACGCTTCAAGGTGCCGCGATTCGTGGAGTTTGTTCCCACGTTGCCGCGGTCGGCCGCCAAACAGGAGATCGAACGGCACAAGCTGCGGGCCTTGCCGAACGACAAGGCATGGGATGCGCGGGCCGAGCGCTCTGGCGCGCCGAGTACGGGAGCTGGGAAATGA